In Phaseolus vulgaris cultivar G19833 chromosome 3, P. vulgaris v2.0, whole genome shotgun sequence, the sequence GGGGCCGGGATAAttctggaaggacccaacggtgtgttaatagaacagtccctgaagtttgcctttaaagccagcaataaCCAAGCGGaatatgaggctttgatcgctggtgtcttgttggcaaaggagatgggagcaagggtgctgttggccaagagcgattcatTGTTAATCACAGGccaagtaactggcgagttccaggctaaagatccgcagatggcagcttatctggagtatgtgcaggagttgaggaAGTCTTTTGTTTCGttcgaagtagtgcatgtgcaaagagagcagaacgcccgagctgacttgctagcaaagctcgccagttcgggcaaggggggcaggcagaggaccgtcatacaagaaaccctgaagacacctcggGCGTTCGTGGCGGACCACCAAGTTCTTCAAGTCTGCAAGTCAAGGGAAAGGATGGCAAGGGGTCATAAGTCTCTatctcaggagaccttgaggatGCCAAGGGTTAGAGCGCATCCGGTGGGAGAGATAAAGATGACACAAGTTTGCGCCGTCCACGAGCCggacacatggataacgccataccagcgctacaTGACAAATGGCGTACTCCCAATGGACCCgacggaagctaggaaggtaaaaaaGAACTCCAACAAGTTCACCctcatcgatggcgagttgtacaagtttgggttcacacaccccctTTTAGTATGTGTACATGGAGAGaggtgcacgagaattatggccgagctccatgaggggattTGCGGGAGTCACGTCGGAGGTCAAGCCTTGGCGACAAGAACcatccgtgcaggttattattggccgactatgagggaagactgcaagAGACATGCCCAacgttgcaagcagtgccaggagcacgccgattggcacaaggcgcctccggAAGAGTTAAAATCAATCTACAGTCCCTGGCCtttccacacgtggggaatcgatatcctgggacccttcccattggcgattaggcagatgaagtatttggttgtggcagtcgaatacttcacgaagtggattgaagcagaaccagtagcccagatcaccgcgcacaaaattcagaatttcgtatggaagaatattgtgtgtcgtttcggtgtgcccaagcgtttggtatcggataacgggactcagttcgcaagtcaCCTGCTGAAAAAGCTGTGCGAGGATGTTGGAACTCAACAGGTTTTCGCTTatgtggaacacccacaaacgaatgggcaggtggagtcggctAATCGAGTTTtcttaagaggtttgaagaggagattggagaaggccaaaggatcttgggctgaggaagttccccgtataatatgggcatatcataccactgaacagtcaggaacccacgaaaccccgtttagcttggtgtacgggTGCGATGTGATGATCCCaattgaaatccaggaaagctcgccgagattccagaacttcgtggcagaagactcgaatgcagaaaggaggatgaacttagatttgttggatgaggtcagggaggaggcaagggtaaaggctgaagcaataaagagaagagtcGAGCGCAAGTACAATTCTAGGGCAAggccaagacagttcagagatggcgacctggtaatgaggaaggcccacccgtacgagatgcagaataaattgtcacccaaatggacaggaccgtttagaataactgaagcactcgggaacggcgcctaccgtttGGAAACATtggagggaggggcgattcctcgcacttggaatgctactcatctcaagttttattacagttgaagcATTGTAAGTAGTAGTTAACTCGAACAGTTAagtgaaaacagtttttcaaggtggcgctctttttccctaagaagggttttttaatgaggccacccaataaagaaaagTTCGAGTTTATCAAGTTTTCCCAGTTATTGAGTTTGCATGgttatcattttaaattttaaaaacaaaagacTTAGTCGTCCTTGTGTAATTTAGGGCAGATTCAAATCGCATGCATAAAGTTTTTAAACTCCTCATCACTGCTTGGCGATCGGAGGCGCTAGTATAAAGTTTTAAGCCCTCATCGCCATTTGGCAATCGGAGGTAAAGgtcaagttttaagtcctcatcgccgcttggcgattggaggcacaagtcaggttttaagtcctcatcgccgcttggcgattggaggcacaagtcaccatgttgtccatcgccagatgatggcacaggaagtcgggatcaatcccgggcatgtccgaggcggaccatgcaaacgcgtccagatgccgctcaatcaccttggcgatctggtcctggagaccgacttccagagatcttcccagtttgaagattttccctccgatctccttttcgagccactgctcgacaggtttgggcctggattctctggcgatcaccgccctggcgattccctgttcccttgcttcctcagggcgattccgcgcctcttcttcctccaggccagcattcctctcccccagctcagcatctaccatctcgacatcccttccggcggcctcctctgttaccggtggtctgggcttcacaccgggaggcggggtggtcgttacatagctcacggaccttttgtttttcaggctattctcatagcacctttttgcttccttctggtccgacttgatcgtgatcaccaccccttccatggacggcagcttcaccttcatatgCCGAGTTGATGGAAtcgcgcctatcctgttaagagtgggccttcccaacaggatgttatatgctgaaggggcgtttacgatgaggtacttgattttctccgtcctcgacccagcctcatcggtaaacgtagTTCttagctcaatgtaccccctgacctccacccggtcgccagcgaacccatacaagcaccctccatagggccttagctggtcaaggggcaattccagctgcgtgaaagtcggccagaacatcacgtctgccgagcttccttggtccaccagaactctgtggaccttccttcccgccgtgatcaacgaaatgacgatgggatcgttgtcatgaggcacaacgtcccgaagatcctgcttggtgaacgtaatgtccacttccggcgagtgatcttcaaacatgtccaccgacatcaccgatcgcgcatactttttcctctgcgatgcggtgcatccaccacctgagaaacccccagcaatggtgtggatttccccatggatgggcatctcgtgttgttgggcttctccacctgccggctgggaactcgacgcccctccggtccttctgtccagcagatagtcgtttaggaacccgctcttaaccagatcgtcgagctggtatcctaaagacaaacacgagtccaggttgtggccaaagcactggtggaactcgcaccaaacgtccggctttgatcccagcaccttgtcgcccaccttctcgggcgccttcaatctggcagatatgttagggatagcgatcaggtccgctagtcccatgacgaattggtgcttaggcgggcgattgtactctcgGCGTGCTGGCTGTTGGCGTGCTGGTGGTTGGCGTGTTTgacttcttcccttatttctcctatcgtaaggatagcgagtcctttggtctttcctCGCTGCCGccgccgtctccagcaccctctgcggctggatcctggtctgggcgcgtggtctggcgggagccacgctgcctctcttctcggcgacttcgctctcgtcggcgatgttggccaccgcaagtcgcctgacttcagcaaacgtcgctggatgagccctgatcaaggcctcgcagaatggccctggctgcacgcccttcttgaaggcatagaccagcatttcttcatccttggctggCGACCTGACCATTTGCgcgccgaagcgattgaggtagtctctgagggactccccatggtactgccttatatcaaacagatcataggacaccctcggcggtgccttattcacgatatactgctcgacaaagattttcgagaattgttgaaaattagttatgtggccattaggcaggctcacaaaccactccatcgccgttccctggagcgtgctcacgaacatcttgcagtagacggcgtctgaccctcccgacaacatcatctgtgtgtggaacgtggtcagatgagcctctggatcctccacgccggtaaaaacagctttaaccggaaccacgctcgtgggaattggcgtgtcggtgaTCGCCTGAATGAagggcattgggaaaacacgaggcggcgtcgacggtgccacctcttcagctgaagaacgaccctgctgctcctgaagagctcgacgcagctcctcagccaccttgctgagctcctcattcctggcgcgagaggcgaccaggtcctcatgtatccttgcctgctcgacgcgcgaggcttctacagtggcctgcaacgagcacatcatctctgccatctgcgccatggtcatggcggtgtcgccttcagcagcgacaggagccacgggacttgagcgattgcttctcatctttctcattaacttcagcgaaccacagaaatacagcaaataacacttcgAAGAAGatcgcagcttcaccaaaaaccaccgtttccgcgcgaaccaaacaaccaaacgaaagaactcgaatccaccgatcgaaaagccaaacaaATGGTTTAAAacgcaaacttcaccgaacgaaactcaaagaaaccaagaacgacggttgcaccagcacacaaccactccgaaaacctcgaaaacttccacgaactcacgctgtggatgggagcaagctttacacggccccacggtgggcgcctgatgatcctgcctgttgaccggagcgctggagaatgcctcgtcaaaggatcgacgtgcgcgccgcctctcacctccgttcctcctctggatctatctcaagaacctgcaaagaaacaatacggcgccgctgcggccgatcgcactccgacgctcaagtcagtgacggtatcaccaaatactaagaacgagaaccgtgcaaaaactctctcacaaaacagctctgtcactcgcaagcgtaaagtgtatgaactgaacgtgcgtacctcagaaagttcgttaagagctcttatatacctggtgattttctctctcctggcagttacagacttggacacgtggctcgtatccaactgtacacgtgccatcatctggaggctccctgacttggcgctgcttctactctcattttggctaagttacctatgcatggtactgcccagtgcatagccaacttaggagtgcgatccctactgaaactggcgagttagggtcttcatacaccttccctgtggtctcgccggccgccttcataatctgcttctcctttatcttcggcgatgtgtttgttctggcgatctccgactgcttggtcgcctgagtctgcatctggcgacttcatcctcaatctggcgatcgcctattctggtaagctggagatcggaacacgctaactcaacaatcggcgactacacgtgcctcccgacttccttcctaactgccaaactggcgccttgccaacacgcctacactgtagcagggtgccacgtcatcacacccgaccaccagggcggtacaaaaagACTTAGTCGTCCTTGTGTAATTTAGGGCAGATTCAAATCGCATGCATAAAGTTTTTAAACTCCTCATCACTGCTTGGCGATCGGAGGCGCTAGTATAAAGTTTTAAGCCCTCATCGCCAGTTGGCAATCGGAGGTAAAGgtcaagttttaagtcctcatcgccgcttggcgattggaggcacaagtcaggttttaagtcctcatcgccgcttggcgattggaggcacaagtcaagttttaagtcctcatcgtcgcttggcgattggaggcacgagtcaagttttaagtcctcatcgccactcggcgattggaggcacaaattaagtttttaagtcctcatcgccacctagcgatcggaggcacaagtataaagtttttaagttcCTATCGCCGCCTGACAATCGGAGGTGAatgttaagttttaagtcctactcgcctaaagcgagtataggcgagaacgGATTAAGAAGTcatactcgccaagaacgagtataggcgagagttcagagcaagatgacaGATATGTacagtatgagttaaaatccgggcgcctagtccttgagcaggggttaagggattccttcgggacgccccctcctcaagtatgaatagctagccccggtaccagataacagttaaaacccgggcgcctagtccttgagcaggggttaaaggattccttcgggacgccccctcctcaagtatgaataggtagccccggtaccagatgagttcaaatccgggcgcctagtccttgagcaggggttaaaggattccttcggTACGCCCCCTCCTcgagtatgaatagctagccccggtaccagatgagtTCAAATCCgagcgcctagtccttgagcaagggttaaaggattccttcgggacgccccctcctcaagtatgaatagctagccccggtaccagatgagttcaaatccgggcgcctagtctttgagcaggggttaagggattcctgcgggacgccccctcctcaagtatgaatagctagccccggtaccagagaaagtcctcctcaccctcgagtgagttcaggcaagatgagattaaaagtcctcagtgcatctagGGAAagggtagcccctgggcaagttgaggcaccagataaagtccttctcacctcagagtgagttcaggcaagaacagaatacaagacctctttgcttaagcaaattgaggcaagttcgaaAGTCCTCAGTACAGAATCAGGCCAGCCCAATTTAGGCGATGACCTGgaaatacacatgtcacttggcagatcaggcaagcgagatttcagatactaaaaatgactatcgcctactgctcagtaagtaatttcgtgtcaaatgttattgctatagactaaccgTTTGTTTAAAATAAGTTGATTGCCATAAAATTAAGCATCAGTTTGcgctaagttaattgggttaAGTGAGAGCCCACCAAATAATCAAGCGATCACACAACAGATAAAAGATAAACCATGTGCATATGTTAACACGGTCCGAATAAAAGAAGTCATTACAAACAGATTCGTTGCACATAGACAGAGGTCGAATATGTAAGTCTTTCAGAATGTTTCTAAACAAAACGTCAAATGAAAACGTTAATCTGAGGGAACGATTTTGCCGTCTATCACTTCATGGCAAATTGAGAACTGGGAGAGGTCCAAGTCGGGGTAAGCACAAGCGAACTGCTCCAAAGCCGCGCCGAACCCGGAAGTCAGAACGTTTGCGGCGCCGAGGTCGAGTTCTTCACtttgtttcttcagcttttCGTTCTCCTCAAGCACCTGGGCAAGCTTTGCTGCAGATTCGTTCAGCTCCTTATCTTTCTCGCTCAGTTCCTTGGCCTTTTGA encodes:
- the LOC137839310 gene encoding uncharacterized protein — its product is MQSAGDGFRWVLSVDGSSNQLGSGAGIILEGPNGVLIEQSLKFAFKASNNQAEYEALIAGVLLAKEMGARVLLAKSDSLLITGQVTGEFQAKDPQMAAYLEYVQELRKSFVSFEVVHVQREQNARADLLAKLASSGKGGRQRTVIQETLKTPRAFVADHQVLQVCKSRERMARGHKSLSQETLRMPRVRAHPVGEIKMTQVCAVHEPDTWITPYQRYMTNGVLPMDPTEARKVESANRVFLRGLKRRLEKAKGSWAEEVPRIIWAYHTTEQSGTHETPFSLVYGCDVMIPIEIQESSPRFQNFVAEDSNAERRMNLDLLDEVREEARVKAEAIKRRVERKYNSRARPRQFRDGDLVMRKAHPYEMQNKLSPKWTGPFRITEALGNGAYRLETLEGGAIPRTWNATHLKFYYS